In Hermetia illucens chromosome 5, iHerIll2.2.curated.20191125, whole genome shotgun sequence, a single window of DNA contains:
- the LOC119657230 gene encoding pupal cuticle protein Edg-78E-like has product MFKFVVLAVVIGLASAQHGNPEALAEIRSFGSDISPDGSYQWSFDTSNGIAAQEQGVGSVKAAGASSYTSPEGIPIQLTYTADENGFHPEGAHLPVPPPIPEAIIRSLQWNAAHPEEEREYIQGPGAAYKRS; this is encoded by the exons ATGTTCAAATTC GTAGTTCTCGCCGTTGTAATTGGATTAGCATCTGCCCAACATGGTAATCCTGAAGCTTTAGCTGAAATCCGCAGTTTTGGCAGTGACATCAGTCCCGATGGTTCATACCAATGGTCATTCGACACCAGCAACGGCATTGCTGCTCAAGAACAAGGTGTAGGTAGTGTGAAAGCCGCTGGTGCTTCTTCCTACACTTCCCCAGAAGGAATTCCAATTCAACTTACCTACACTGCTGATGAAAATGGTTTCCACCCAGAAGGTGCTCATCTTCCAGTCCCACCACCAATTCCAGAGGCCATTATCAGGTCTTTGCAATGGAATGCCGCTCATCCAGAAGAGGAACGTGAATACATTCAAGGACCAGGAGCTGCCTACAAACGCTCTTAA
- the LOC119657274 gene encoding endocuticle structural glycoprotein SgAbd-1-like codes for MFKFVVLAVVIGLASAQHGTPEAAAEIRSFASDISPDGSYQWSFDTSNGIAAQEQGVGSVKAAGASSYTSPEGIPIQLTYTADENGFHPEGAHLPVPPPIPEAIIRSLQWNAAHPEEEREYIQGPGAAYKRS; via the exons ATGTTCAAATTC GTAGTTCTCGCCGTTGTGATTGGATTAGCATCTGCCCAACATGGTACCCCGGAAGCTGCAGCTGAAATCCGCAGTTTTGCCAGTGATATCAGTCCCGATGGTTCATACCAATGGTCATTCGACACCAGCAATGGCATTGCTGCTCAAGAACAAGGTGTAGGTAGTGTGAAAGCTGCTGGTGCTTCCTCTTACACTTCCCCAGAAGGAATTCCAATTCAACTTACCTACACTGCTGATGAAAATGGTTTCCACCCAGAAGGTGCTCATCTTCCAGTCCCACCACCAATTCCAGAGGCCATTATCAGGTCTTTGCAATGGAATGCCGCTCATCCAGAAGAGGAGCGTGAATACATTCAAGGACCAGGAGCTGCTTACAAGCGTTCTTAA